The Ischnura elegans chromosome 9, ioIscEleg1.1, whole genome shotgun sequence genome includes the window gatattttattaatccttacactattctattagtgatatcaatccaattaagtaagatggcttaaacttaaaaatttctctgatctctgggggggggttttatcccccaaaaccccccctcgctgcgccactgacctcCGTCCCGTAACCCTACCTCTGATTGACGCCCAACCTCTCTCGGTAGTACCAGAGGCACCTGGAGAAAGCTCCACCATTGCCATTTAACGATTTAATCAGCAGAGATTCAATCAGCCTCCAATTGGCAACGCGACTGATTTCTCATGACATTTTGACCATTTTCTGATATGGCTCCGGGGATGGAAATCCCttccgtccctttttccgtcgctgtaaCAATCGCTGGTACCTTCTTTCTGCCAATCAGAACGGAAGGCCGCTAACAGCGGTTGTTACGTCACGATTGTCTTTTAATTACATGACAGATTTATTACGGAAAGTGATGGAGTAAGCGATGGGAAATGAGACGGTGGGAATAACTTTGTGATgtagaaaatgatgggtcgagcgatcactcttttggccTGTTAAAACCTATCTTTGGCGTTAAAACTCTTTAGGAACGGAAAAAATGGTCGCGGGCCGGGAAAACAGGCTTACGGTTACCTCTCTAAGTGATACTAACAGTAACGTTTCAGCTAGAGATCCATGTTCCTCAATCGCAAGAAACTGGCGAATGTTTCGTTATAATTTCTAAGAGAGAAATTTATAGGATCGTTGTGAAAAGAGCTCTAAAATGATGTAGAAACCTTATgcatacttttattttcattaaaaaaaagtacaaaagTCGTTACAATGGCAGTGTCCGTGATTTGCAAGTGTAAGGCAGCTATATATATTTAGCCAGCCTGATATGATTCCTTCCGTGGGTAGTATTAAAGGATTGGGAGGTTATAATGAATGAGATCTTTACGCTTGGCGTCTTTTTTCTTATCAACGTTGCTTACGCAGTCTGCTGTGACTTCATGGGAAAAtgcgtttctttatttttttttctaagatttttttCCAAGTCATGATGCTTGCTTGGCCCTCAGCGATCCGTCGGGATCGAACTTCTCGCTCAGCTCCTTCCACTGGTCCTTCCTGTTCTGCTGCAAGTACTTGGTCACCTTGTCTATCCCAGCCTTCTGCCTCTCCGTGCACTTGCTGCAGTCAGTCCTAATGGCGTCCGGAAGGATAACTGCaacggaaaatatttatatagagcCAATAAAACATCCATTTACATCGGAAATGATACGATATCATTGTCAACCTCTTGAAATTCAAACTCAAAGACTTTTACGGTGATTCGATGGGTTTTCACTATTGAAGGAAGGCGTTTTACATTTTGACCTGATTTTAAGTCACTAAAAATCTTGCTTCATGTAATCACGCCCAAATGTTTAGTGAGATTTAATAAGGAAATATATTGCTACAGACAATTCCACAGAGTATTACTCTATGACAATACTTATGCGTACAATGGTGAAGGAGCTGAAACGCTAAGTAATGATATGATCCGATGAATTAAGATGACCAGAATTCCGTACCATGTAATAACAGTACCTACTCAACGATATGTTATTTTACTTAatgtttaaattgttatttttcatttcttttcgacATGTTTTCCCCTTATTATTGAAAATACCCGTACAATTAATATATGGTGTTCCTTCCGAAATATTACCATCTCCATGTCTAGTATTTACCCGGAAAGAGAATTCTTGGTCATTATGTAAGAGGCGGGGATCACTCCCTCTCAGCCcgttgtattttttcatttactattgCTTGATTAAAACTTAGGCtgacattttttaatgttctggGTATTTGAAGTTacctatattattatttcttcgaATCTCAAAggttaatattttacatttgaaataataataacattttgaaTGCTGAGATGCCGGCAAATGTTGATAagggtaaaaaatatattattattattaaaatgtcaCATGCCTTTGTCGGGTGGTAGCATGCAGGTCAAAAATACATATATAGAGTCCACAGTACAAAATGCTAATTACAAATGTAGAAGTTCAAACAGGTCCTAGAAATTCAATTTGTTTCAGCCTCGTTATCAAAAACCGGTAATTAATTGAATAGAATATTTCCTTGGGTAGATCATTGAAGTATTCTATCTCCCGATGTATGGAGGAAAATTTTAGCGTATTTGAGGGCTCCTTCGGTGGCTCCTTCTTAAAAATCATTCCTAACTAGTAAACAACTAACATATCTAGTTCCTCATAGCCTGTTAGACTTGTAACGCAGGATCACCATTGAATGCTTTATAGGCACCCTTAATTTGTGCTTCTCTCCTTCTTCACTCTGATAATATCCGGTctaacattttcaacatctccgTATCACTTGCTCCCCTGTTAAAATTTTACATCGCAAAATACGTATCCTCAAAATTCATAGATGGTTGCTATAATATTTTAACTCGTAAATCTTCGCGAAAAGAGAACGGTTGAGTGGGAGTCTTGCATCCTTAGGCCTGTTTGGAACCGAGACATAGCCAAAAAGAACTTCTAAGTgatataacagcactttattagtctAAATAATAATGCAATCTTAGATGGCACGAGCCAGAGGCCATACTAGGTAATCACTGATGTGATGGAACGAAGTACTGGTAATCGAGTTACTTCTAACGATTACACCTTCGATAATTTTTACTTCTAATCAATGCATTTTTAAGTATGTAACTTTTACTTGTAATCCACTCCAAACTTTGTGCGAATAAGCGTTACATTTTAGTAGGTAGTCAAAAGTGAAAATTAGAATTTCACGCGCGCTTATCGAAAGGCAATTCCAGCTACATTTATCTCTTCCATGGGTGTACAATTTTGGAACAACCTATTCATTTTGTGCCCACAGTTactaaatcaaaattattattctattcaatggcatcaaaaaataaaaattctggttTTCATGTAAGTACTCCCTGTTTGAGATAGTATTGACAGCGATTACATTATTCAGGGGAACAAAATTAAAGGTAATCCTACTGATCcctttttcaaagagtaatttgtaattgtaattagaaatattgtaattacaaattactctttgaaaatataattttaatttacaaatttgacagtgaaattcaaattcagccatcttaatttttttccatgaagctAGGCAATTTAGGTTGTTAGTCGAGGTGTGGCTGTTGGATTCGTTTGAATGGGCCTTAGTCTGAAGTGAGCTGAGCCCACATTTATCTAACAAATTCTTCGAAGTGAGGAAACAAATTAATAAGTGAGATCAAAGTGTATTATTTACCATGGAAGATAGTTTCATATCGTGGGATCAGGGAATTAGTTGCAACTATATAAATGAGGGAAAATCGGATAGATATGAAAAATAGCACTTCAAACATTTCATAAATTAATGTAATGCTGCGTAGGTATAGATGTTAGAAGTACGAAGTTGGTACGAAGATGTGGTCATTTTAATTTATCGGATCATACCTTTACTAAGCGCTATTGCTCTTTTACGATTGCATTCGTAAGTAATATATGTAGCAATATATTTACGTAAAAGCACACTAAACGTTTGGTATAATTACATGAGGTAATAACTGTCAATGTGTTGAACTTAGGAAGCAATGGAATACACCTGTAGCGGTATGCTATCGCTATAGGAGTAAGTAGAAAAATTTAGTATCTAACGATGGTAATAGCTAGGCCAGTGAAGCTGATTGACTTGTAGCCGCCTTCATCTTGGATGAATAGCATTTCAAAGTATCAAAGCTTGAATATTCACTTTTGGTGGGAGGAAGGGCGCCACCTATCAAGACGTGCGAACCACTCTGCTAATTCCCACAAATATGACTCTAAAATATGACTTCGGAAAGCATTTGGCGTTGTTAAGCCCACTCCTTCGACCTTGGTCGCTGTTTTAACCTTCATCTCGAGAATTCGTCTGCTTGAATATATTAAGGTCTGCGTCAAGGATTTTCAGAAAGCATGGGCGCAGCATGAACGGAAGCTGATAGATACCCTGCTGGAGTTATAAGCGCCAGTGAACTCTATCATCCTCGCCACTGAAAATGGAATCGTACGTTTACTTTACTCGCAAAGGAATTTATGTTCCAATGGACGGTAAAGCCACGGTCCACGTCAGCTGCTGACTGCCTCCTCAGCTGAAACTTTGTGTGGTAACAACATGAAGAGACTTCGAACAGTGCAAAGGAAACATAGGCAGTAATGTTTCCGACACGGAAATTTCATAAATCTGTAATACAGTATATTCGTACGGGGAAACTTTTTATCcattgatataataatatttttcgaaaatatgctCGTTCTGGTCTCAGTTGTCATAGTGATTCAAGAGGTTCTACTTTAGCTGTACTACCTAAAGCAAATACTTACACCTTGTGatactttaaattatttagcTTTAATCGAGAACCTCGTTCAATATAAGGTGAGAGTCCACATAATGCAGCCAATTTTCTTCAACGTttaaaagcaacaattttttCGGCAACGGTCGTATTTTATCGAAAGGCCAATTTTAGTCAGATTTTCTCCAAATTAAGGATTGCTCACACAATCTAAACAAGCATGGACGAGATGGTTGCGATAAAAATTGAAGCAACATGTTGAATATGTTGACATGGATATAGGTGACGGCTTCCTAGTATTCCTCCGCGAAGTCTTGTTGCGGAGGAACTTGTCCGGAAGCCGTTAACAACGTGGAGAAACGACGCGGGGACCTCAGATTCAAAATGTTGACATATACAATGGGAGGTGAAGTCTTTGGTGGCCATATTTCAGGAGAACTACAGGAGATGGTGCAGTGATAGAGTGACTTTCACATATCACTGTAAGGCAAGAAAAAAGCGGGATAGTGTGATATTTTCATCTCCGGTCAACAAGGCTGCTGGAGTGAAACAGGGGTTCTTGGGTGGGACGACCTCAATATAGACAATTTTTAACGAGAAAAATACGGTTTTTAGCGTAATATAGGAACAGCAGACTGGTTGGACCGCGAATTTTCTATAAAGAATATATATCTACCAGAGTGGTGGATATACATGTAGAATTGCCTATTTCCTCGAAAATCAAGGAAtagaattttaatgttaaatatgatagttctcccctccccttctctcTTAAATCATTTTCtcgaccttttttttttaattatttaataatatacttaataaTAACAACCATTTCTCCTTCTCCAATCTTCCCTTATTGAATTTTCTACTTGTGGCCACGCTTTCGTCTATTTCGACGAGTTCCTCCAAGTATATACTTTTCTTGGCATATTCTGTATATTCCAAGAAGTTACTTGTACTTATTAGTAATATAAGACAAGAGATCCTAGCATAGAAAttgcttataatttttaaaattactaccGATAGCAGCGGTGGTTTTGAACCATAATGTCTCCATTAATTCTTGCACTTTATCCCTCGACGATAATCTTATCGCTATCCTTAGACGATACGTGGCACAAACAAAACCacagttaaatataaatatattaaaatgaaagatcGGTGCCTTGAAAGGTGTTGTTGCTTAAACTGCTGAAAAACTTGCAGGTACAGTCTCACGTTGCATACTTTCTCTTGTACCTCCAAAATTTCCTCAACACCTGCAATTTCCTACAATTGGTCTTCTTACGTGAACTTAATTTTAGGATGAAACCTTCCTCTTGTAACTATAGGTAGATATTCTTATCATCCTGCGTAGAGAATGCATATATATCCTTGACATTTGAATAATAAGTTACACGCATTTGCCCAGCTTTAAATTCCGGTTGTCCCATGTAAAATTGAACTGTCCGCTTGTTTATAGTTGGCAATGCAAGTAACCAATGAATGTCGCCTAGCAGCATTTTCTTTTTGGATATTCTTTTGCCGATAAAAATATTCAGCGTAGCGTTATAGAACAGAAACCTAGAGTCACGTGTCGGAACGGAAGAGTCTTGAGGGGTAAAAGCGTTGGTGTTGTAGTGTTCCCTTACTTACCCTTAAGTTCGTTTCCTTCCTTGGTGCAAGGTCCCTTGTCCATGATGCATGCTAGGTATGAGTTGAGCAGACGGGTGTTGCTCAGGAATCGGTCGACGTTCACGTAGTCGAATCGCGTCGTGTACGCCGGCGATTTCCCCTCGCGGTCGGCGGGCCACGAGCTTCCCCCGGGCAGCATGCACACCAGCGCCACCAGCAAGTATCCCAGGATCATCATCTTGGCGCCTGCGGTGAGAATACAAATGGACAACTCAAGATTTCGACCAGTCACTCCAGGAGAACGACTTCTATTTTGGGTGCACGAATATGGAGTCTGCTTGGTTGGGTGTATGTTTGTGGGCAGTAGCTGGCATTAGTTTTCGCTTGGGAAGGGTATTGATAATAATTGTGTCGTCTTTCTCTCGTTTGCGAAGTTAGGTCCATGCATGGGTGGATCCAGGTTTTTTCTGTGGGGGAGGCGGTAACACAAGGGTTTGACGAGCAAACGgtcctctcatatttgagataaaaaacaacatacaacaattactgtatgaaatattcacttacattaatatcaaagttgttaaataaaattaaatattcgaggctccgtaataacaaaattaaaaaaaaataaaacttgcgtAAGGATAgccatattaaaattttgttaatatttaagCGTTTTGGGGGGGGGCGTGCACCTGTGCCCCTCCCCCTGAACCCGTCTATGGGTGCTTAATTAAGTTTTGGTTGCAGCTACAATTCTACTAccaaattttaattgatttcagTGGCAAATGATTGAAAAAGTTGTAGGTAGGATTACAATCACGaatgcaattattttcaattttgctcctgctgtcaatattttctcaaagagGCGGTACTAAAATGCAAACTagcatcataattattatttaatgccgTTTTATAAAATAACgactaaaatatttgatttagatACTTAGGGAATATGTTAATGTTCCACCAATCGAGACAAGTTGGctgtattgtaaaaaataaatgaaattggagGCCATAGATATCACTGAAGAGTGTGCCGATGATTGCAATGAATATGAGCATTTCCCTAAATGTTGCTTCCGTTATGTTTTCGATCACATTGCGTGCAACTAATCATATGAATAAGATTTTGCCGTCATCattctcaaattaaaattaatagtgaACGAGAAAAATTTTCCAACCAGAATTATGGGAGCAATTGATGCACCAAGTTGCAGGCCGTAGTTATTTTGACTTCATTGTCCTATTCTCActgatacatagaaatattatAGCTTGCTTCAAGCTTCGTCATTGTGAATAGTAATTCACGCTTATGACAGATGCTATTAAGGCCAATGAATCTTACCTTTCTAGGCACTAATATTTGCAAATTGGTCTCATGCATACCCCTCTAGCTGAGTGGTACAATGAGGTAAATGAATCGGTCTATCAAATGGATTACTGATTGAAGTtcaaattacaaacattattGAGCATTTATCTCCATCTGCCTCGGTATCTTGTTATGCAATCTACCTCGGCCGTGATGACATTGTCACTGCACACATTATTTTCTGGCTCATTTCCTTGAAACACTTTTTCTTGTTTGTTAGCCAAAGGTATTTTGATGATTCTCACAGTTTAACGTGTTTGGAGTGAGTGACGAAACATTCCGCGTGCTCGGTGAGCAATAAGgcaatttaaaggttgtcacgcGTTCTAGTGCAAAGGTTTTTTCATCAAGAATCAACATCGCTATCATTTGTCGATTTCGGTGCTCAAACCCACGTCTCAAAGCTACTGGGCAGTTAGTATGGTTAGGCTATATCAACTCTTCCTTATAAAGctttgaaattgaaggaagaagatTTTCTAGGAGTTTATTCTTctgtttatttaataaaataaaaaaaataatgagaaaattatccattttcattttatagaatatgaattttatattctcCAAGTATAAACAACATCGCGTTAGTTTAATTTTCGAACTAATACAGGTGAAATCAAAGGCAACTCCTAAAGGTGAAAATCCCATCGAATATCCAGCAGTTGAAATATTTTGCTAAGGCTAAGATCGTGGAGAATTGTATGTTTTGCGTATGCGGGTGTTGGTGTTCAGAAAATCCGAAATCCAATGAAGAGGGAAGGGAGAGACATTTCCTTTCCCCCTCCTCCGCTACGGCTGACCTTCTTcgctcccccacccctttctcctGCTTCACCGCACTCGATCCAGaccaccccctcccactccttAGCAACCCCTTCCCCATTTCCACCCCATCCCCTTAACGACGACTTCTGCATTAATCTTCTGTATTGGTGTACCTAAAGATCCGGGCTCGTCTTTGAAACCGGTCTTATGACAAAGAAAGCGGTGGACGAGAAAGCATAATTAATTTCCCATTCGTTTGAACCATTGCGTGATCCATGATTTGGGATCAATATTTGCAAaccagcaaataattttatgaagcTTAAGTCTTGCGTGCATGAATTGTAAACGGGTTAATGagaatttcctctttttattgAAAGCGAGCGAAGTATCTCTGTGAAAATTATTTGCGGCGAAATAAAGCGAAGCAATCGAAACCGGTTTCAAGACTAATTCAAGGATAAATGTTCCCGGGGCAATCATTAAGTATAAACTCAAATCATTGCGTCTTATCCACTTACTGGGCATTTTCCGTCGGAGATTGGGCAATGGAATGATATTCCGAATGAGGAACCTGATCTCTATGAGGGTGTTTTATCTCGCAACTTTTCCAAGGCGCCTTTTATAGATTCGACTATTACAACCAAGCAGAAACATGTGTTTATATACCATGATCTTAACTACGATCACAATCGCGGATCTGATTTCTTATGATTGTCTGAATCGTAtacttttttatataatgaaatgtAGCGAATGTGATGATTTATGTATTTTACAaacgattatttattttaattttcatactaCCTTTTTGATGAAAGGTACTGTATGGTACTTTAATGTGCTTGTTTCTATTGTGGGGAATAGGCGCCAAAATTGATAGCGTTTACTATGTTTagcagttgaaaatattttttttaattttgcctagTGGCTCAGGTTGTTGTTCCATCCAGAACAAATTAAATCTCAAGTGTTTTTAGGTTGACAGctaattgaatttatctcgtggTGATTCATCCCTTTTTAGCACTCGCATTACCATCGctaaacttgaatatttttttatttcatacgaTGATTGAGTTAGTATCATACTTTCTTTGGTTGCTTAACCAGTAGGAACAACGATATTGCTTCCTTATATTTAACGAGGTTAAATACGGACGTTATTACTTTATCTTCTTGCTATTACTTATCGGCAATCTTTTACTGAAATCCGAATTTACAACATCCGTGATGATCGCCTG containing:
- the LOC124165437 gene encoding ejaculatory bulb-specific protein 3-like, with product MMILGYLLVALVCMLPGGSSWPADREGKSPAYTTRFDYVNVDRFLSNTRLLNSYLACIMDKGPCTKEGNELKVILPDAIRTDCSKCTERQKAGIDKVTKYLQQNRKDQWKELSEKFDPDGSLRAKQAS